CTCACGTGCTCCTGCGGAGACGCAGCGGTGCCGCTGCGTGCCATGGCTGCTCCGCAACACGCGCCATCAGCGCCGGTTACCCGGCGACGACGACGCTCCGGCGCACATGCAGCTTCGGCGTTGCCCACGCGCACTGGCGTATCGGCCAACAGTGCCACCACGAGCGCCGATCGCTGGAGCAACGGGTTTCCTGCGACTTTACATCGAGTATTTGGCGCGCTACTGGCAACGATTGGGAATTTCAGAGCGGCGCGGTTCGTCCCATGATGCTGCCGACTCGCATCGAGGATGCTCGTCTGCCCCGGGCAGCTTCCGGACACAGCACTCAATGTTCGCTGGTGTTCAACGCTGCACACCAGGCAGCAGCGGCATTGTTGAAGCCGGCACGCTAGGTCTGCAGGTGCCTGCGCTTGAGCAAATGCTGCCTGGCCAACCGGATGATGCGCACGCCAACGTAGGCCCAATGCAATGCGCCTGGCAACGGTACGGCCTGGCGATCCATGTCGGTCGGAGCGAGCAGGACGGGCAGCAGTTGCACGCGGCCGCGCCAGGTCGATTGCAGCGATAACAGGTGCCTGATGTAGGCAAACACTCCCAGCCGTACCGCCAGATCCGCACCGCGGTCGGATCCGAGCGCATCCATGCACGGCAGCAACGCGGCGGCGGCCGGCCTGGCCTTTTGCAGCAACGCAGGCTGCCGCTGTAGCGCGGCCGGCAAAGCGATGCCCAGGCTCGCTTCTGCCAGCAGCGCACTCAGCGCCAGCTGTCGTTCCACCCCAAGCCGACATGCCAACGCGAGGACCGCCTCCCAATCCACTTGCGCGCTGCGCAGTGCCTGCGCCATGTCCACCAGCCAGAAGGCACGATGCCAGTGATGCTTGGTGCCGTGGAAGGCGGCATAGACCACGGCCGCTGGCGGCGACAGCGTGGGTACCTGCATCCCGGCCACCACGACAGTGCTGAGATGATCGCGCCAGACCTGTTGGGTCAGCGGAAACTGGCGCTCATGGTTGGCCAGCCGCAGATGCAGCTCCAGCACCACGCCGGTCGCGTGGTGGTGCAATGGCAAGGCATGGTTGTGGCGGCAGTATTTCACCGGATCGAGCGCGGCCTCCGGTTGCAGTGCGTAGCCCAGCACGCTCAGCGCAGAGAGCGCGTCCTGGGTGGCATGCGGCTCGATCAGCAGATCGATATCGCATGCCTCGCGGCGGTGCAGTTGACCGAACTGTGCCGCATATCCCAGGCCCTTGAGCAGGCAGCAGCGGATGTCCGCCTGCTGCAGCGCCGCGACCATCTCACGGATGGCAGCAGTCTGTTGCAGCGACTGCAGCAGCATGCGTTGCTGCCGCCGCCGCAATCCATCGCGCACTGCAACAGGAACACTCGAGGTCAGGGTGTCGGCAGCGGGCAACGCCAACGCCATCCGGTGCTGTGCAAGCACGCGTTCGAACGCGGCCGCATCGGACGGCGCGGCCGGCAGTGGCCGTCCTGCAGCCGCACCCGCGTGGTGTCGCCACAACGAAAGCACGTAACCGAATGCGGGGGACCACGCCGCACAAGCGCTCTCGACCGTCACGGCGCAGTGCGCCTCAACGTGCGCCCGCACGAGAATCGCAAGTGGTGAACATGCTCACCCTAGGGCATCTGCGACATGTGCTACGTTCGCTGTCAGGGGTCATTTCTGCATCTGCAGATTGCGGGGAAACTGAGTCAAGTCCTGATTCATCCACATCGTCGTGTGCCTGACAACTGGCTTTGTCGGCGTCCCGCCAAGGACGTTCTGTGGCGCACGCCTGCACATTAATAGCATAGCGTTCGCGGCGCCGGCCGTTGCGCAGGCGCCCCATCCGCAGTGTCACGCGCCTCGTATGCGTGACGTGCGTCGTCGTGGTTTTCACATCAGAAGGAGTGCACGGATGACAGATGCATATCTTGGCGAAATTCGCTTGTTCCCGTTTGATTGGACCCCGCGGGGATGGCTACCTTGCGACGGTCGAACGCTGACGATCCAGGGCAACCAGGCGCTGGCGTCGCTGCTCGGTGCCCAGTACGGCGGCGACGGCAGGACCAACTTCAATCTGCCGGACCTGCGCGGCCGCGTCCCGGTCAGCCAGGGCATCAATCCATCGACCACGCCGCCGGTGACCTATGCCGTCGGCAGTTACGGCGGCCTGGAAAGTGTGGCATTGACCGCCGCGCAGATTCCTCCGCATACGCATGGCGTGAATGCGGTCAATGCACCCGCGACCACTGCCGCGGTCGTGACCGCCTCCAACTTACTGCTCGCCCAGACCCCCGCACCGCACACCCTGTATGCGCCAGGCGGATCAACGGTGGGACTGGCCGCCGATTCGGTGAGCCAAGAGGGTGCAGGCGCCGCGCACAACAACGTACAGCCGTCGCTGGTGCTGAATTTCTGCATCTGCACGATGGGTCTCTATCCGCAGCACCCCTGACGCGGCGATAAAAGGAACAACATCATGGACGCTTATATCGGTCAGATCATTGTGTTCGCCGGCAACTACCAGCCTGAGGGTTGGGCGTTTTGCGACGGACGCCAGTTGTTGATCAACGATTACCCGGCCCTATACGCGCTGATCGGCGCCACCTACGGCGGCGATGCCAGAACCACGTTCAATCTGCCGGATTTGCGCGGCCGGTTGGCGATCGGCCAGGGTCAGGGCGTGGCGCGTGCACCGGCACCGCAATTGACCGCACGGGTGCTGGCGCAGCAGGTGGGCACCGAGACGGTGTCCTTGCAACTGGCAGAAATGCCCGCGCACCGGCATACCTTGCAGGCACTCAACACACCAGCTACCGCATTGACGCCCGCCGGCCAGTTGCCCGCCATTGCGCAGAACGGCGATGCGTCGTACTT
The window above is part of the Xanthomonas cassavae CFBP 4642 genome. Proteins encoded here:
- a CDS encoding phage tail protein, yielding MRDVRRRGFHIRRSARMTDAYLGEIRLFPFDWTPRGWLPCDGRTLTIQGNQALASLLGAQYGGDGRTNFNLPDLRGRVPVSQGINPSTTPPVTYAVGSYGGLESVALTAAQIPPHTHGVNAVNAPATTAAVVTASNLLLAQTPAPHTLYAPGGSTVGLAADSVSQEGAGAAHNNVQPSLVLNFCICTMGLYPQHP
- a CDS encoding phage tail protein codes for the protein MDAYIGQIIVFAGNYQPEGWAFCDGRQLLINDYPALYALIGATYGGDARTTFNLPDLRGRLAIGQGQGVARAPAPQLTARVLAQQVGTETVSLQLAEMPAHRHTLQALNTPATALTPAGQLPAIAQNGDASYFTPPSGSAPAVNTLATNAVSSSGAGQAHDNRMATQTLNYLICLNGLFPDRP
- a CDS encoding nucleotidyltransferase family protein: MLAQHRMALALPAADTLTSSVPVAVRDGLRRRQQRMLLQSLQQTAAIREMVAALQQADIRCCLLKGLGYAAQFGQLHRREACDIDLLIEPHATQDALSALSVLGYALQPEAALDPVKYCRHNHALPLHHHATGVVLELHLRLANHERQFPLTQQVWRDHLSTVVVAGMQVPTLSPPAAVVYAAFHGTKHHWHRAFWLVDMAQALRSAQVDWEAVLALACRLGVERQLALSALLAEASLGIALPAALQRQPALLQKARPAAAALLPCMDALGSDRGADLAVRLGVFAYIRHLLSLQSTWRGRVQLLPVLLAPTDMDRQAVPLPGALHWAYVGVRIIRLARQHLLKRRHLQT